From Pseudofrankia saprophytica, a single genomic window includes:
- a CDS encoding DUF3043 domain-containing protein: MIGLRKRSRDTAPEDSGAEVEVDVDEYASPDARMTAKKGRPTPKRSEARAARSTVGTLGSAANTKEGRQRDKGDRRRAMAEQRAALRSGDLSKMPARERVPERVLARDIVDSRINAGSFFLVAIVVYFIGGIVPNGYIRLVAVYVMIVGIAAVAIDGFFLVRKVSRAVQERYPDSRVKVKVYAVQRSLVPRRWRMPPPRVARGER, translated from the coding sequence ATGATCGGCCTCAGAAAGCGGTCGCGCGACACCGCGCCGGAGGACTCCGGCGCGGAGGTCGAGGTCGACGTCGACGAGTACGCCTCTCCGGACGCCCGGATGACGGCCAAGAAGGGCCGGCCGACGCCGAAACGCTCGGAGGCGCGCGCGGCCCGCTCGACGGTCGGCACCCTCGGCTCGGCGGCGAACACCAAGGAAGGTCGTCAGCGCGACAAGGGCGACCGCCGCCGCGCGATGGCCGAGCAACGGGCCGCGCTGCGTTCGGGCGACCTGTCGAAGATGCCCGCGCGGGAGCGCGTGCCGGAGCGGGTGCTGGCCCGCGACATCGTGGACAGCCGGATCAACGCCGGCTCGTTCTTCCTGGTCGCGATCGTCGTCTACTTCATCGGCGGGATCGTGCCGAACGGTTACATCCGGCTGGTCGCCGTCTACGTGATGATCGTCGGCATCGCCGCGGTGGCCATCGATGGCTTCTTCCTCGTCCGCAAGGTCAGCAGGGCGGTCCAGGAGCGCTACCCGGACTCACGGGTGAAGGTCAAGGTCTACGCCGTGCAGCGCTCGCTGGTCCCGCGCCGCTGGCGTATGCCACCGCCCCGGGTCGCGCGCGGCGAAAGGTAG
- the nadA gene encoding quinolinate synthase NadA: MTTNPTLERLGVTPSPLALLLLGHGTDADSERGVDCPGALPAAADPALAERAAAAKAALGEKVFVLGHHYQRDDVIAFADVTGDSFKLAQQAAARPEAEHIVFCGVHFMAESADILTAPHQGVILPDLAAGCSMADMATAEQVEQAWDDLLDAGAAEGTVPVTYMNSSAAIKAFTGRHGGTVCTSSNARRALDWAFGPERGGQRVLFLPDQHLGRNTAVGELGLTEADCVVYDPRRPNGGLTPAQLRDAKMILWRGHCSVHGRFSRDCVDEVRARVPGVSVLVHPECKREVVTAADLVGSTEYIIKVVDAAPAGSSFAIGTELNLVQRLANRHPDKNIVFLDRTVCFCSTMNRIDMPHLVWALESLVRGEPVNRITVAPDVATYARKALDQMLALP, translated from the coding sequence ATGACGACCAACCCGACTCTGGAACGCCTCGGTGTGACCCCGTCACCGCTGGCCCTGCTCCTGCTCGGCCACGGGACCGACGCCGACAGCGAACGCGGCGTCGACTGCCCCGGCGCGCTGCCCGCGGCGGCCGACCCGGCGCTGGCCGAGCGGGCCGCCGCGGCGAAGGCGGCACTGGGCGAGAAGGTCTTCGTCCTCGGCCACCACTACCAGCGCGACGACGTGATCGCGTTCGCGGACGTCACCGGCGACTCGTTCAAGCTCGCCCAGCAGGCCGCGGCCCGGCCCGAGGCCGAGCACATCGTGTTCTGTGGCGTGCACTTCATGGCCGAGAGTGCCGACATCCTGACCGCGCCGCACCAAGGGGTGATCCTCCCGGACCTGGCGGCGGGCTGCTCGATGGCCGACATGGCCACCGCCGAGCAGGTCGAACAGGCCTGGGACGACCTGCTCGACGCGGGCGCGGCCGAGGGCACCGTGCCGGTGACCTACATGAACTCCTCAGCCGCGATCAAAGCGTTCACGGGCCGCCACGGCGGCACGGTCTGCACGTCGTCGAATGCTCGACGCGCGCTCGACTGGGCGTTCGGCCCCGAGCGCGGCGGCCAGCGCGTGCTGTTCCTGCCCGACCAGCACCTGGGCCGCAACACCGCGGTCGGTGAGCTCGGGTTGACCGAGGCGGACTGCGTCGTCTACGACCCGCGCCGCCCGAACGGGGGCCTCACCCCCGCTCAGCTGCGGGACGCGAAGATGATCCTCTGGCGGGGCCACTGCTCGGTGCACGGCCGGTTCAGCCGCGACTGCGTCGACGAGGTACGGGCGCGGGTCCCTGGGGTAAGTGTTCTGGTACACCCCGAATGCAAGCGCGAGGTGGTGACCGCCGCCGACCTGGTCGGATCGACGGAGTACATCATCAAGGTGGTGGACGCGGCCCCGGCCGGTTCCTCGTTCGCGATCGGCACCGAGCTCAACCTGGTGCAGCGGCTCGCGAACCGCCACCCTGACAAGAACATCGTCTTCCTGGACCGCACCGTGTGCTTCTGCTCCACAATGAACCGCATCGACATGCCACACCTCGTGTGGGCGCTGGAGTCCCTCGTCCGCGGCGAGCCGGTCAACCGGATCACGGTCGCACCGGACGTGGCCACCTATGCCCGAAAGGCCCTCGACCAGATGTTGGCTCTCCCGTAA
- a CDS encoding sulfurtransferase TusA family protein, protein MSGADPGPAPGAPDVVVDALGRRCPLPIIDLAKRFGDVPVGGTVELLANDPAATADVAAWCRLRGQQLLGARDLPTGQAYLIRRTR, encoded by the coding sequence ATGAGCGGCGCTGATCCGGGCCCGGCACCGGGCGCTCCGGACGTGGTGGTGGATGCGCTGGGCCGGCGGTGCCCGCTGCCGATCATCGACCTGGCCAAGCGGTTCGGCGACGTGCCTGTCGGCGGCACGGTCGAGCTGCTGGCCAACGACCCGGCAGCGACGGCCGACGTCGCCGCCTGGTGCCGCCTGCGCGGTCAGCAGCTACTAGGCGCCCGTGACCTGCCCACCGGGCAGGCATACCTCATCCGCCGGACACGCTGA
- a CDS encoding TetR/AcrR family transcriptional regulator has protein sequence MSQAAVSAEATAVGSGGEPARLPLPLPRIAVRPEPSERSERVREIVAAGLRLLAAEGADALTMRRLGDEIGIRAASLYKHLPGKPALEVALVETGLFGMGDALHAVVDAASPAGVVAALLAEYRRFALASANLYRLATSGRIDRSLLTPGLDDWSGEPFYRATGDPWVAQALFAAAHGAVILEMDNAYNNMSDLDATWRALARAFTT, from the coding sequence ATGTCCCAGGCCGCGGTCTCGGCCGAGGCGACGGCGGTGGGTTCCGGCGGGGAGCCGGCCAGGCTGCCGCTGCCGCTGCCCCGGATCGCGGTGCGGCCGGAGCCGTCGGAACGGTCGGAGCGGGTGCGCGAGATCGTCGCCGCCGGCCTCAGGCTGCTCGCGGCGGAGGGAGCGGACGCGTTGACGATGCGCCGCCTCGGCGACGAGATCGGCATTCGGGCGGCGTCGCTCTACAAGCACCTGCCGGGCAAACCCGCGCTGGAGGTGGCGCTCGTCGAGACCGGCCTGTTCGGTATGGGCGACGCGCTGCACGCCGTCGTCGACGCGGCGAGCCCCGCGGGTGTCGTCGCCGCGCTGCTGGCCGAGTACCGGCGGTTCGCGCTCGCGAGCGCCAACCTCTACCGGCTCGCCACCTCCGGCCGCATCGACCGGAGTCTGCTCACCCCCGGTCTGGACGACTGGTCGGGCGAGCCGTTCTACCGAGCGACCGGTGACCCCTGGGTCGCTCAGGCCCTGTTCGCCGCGGCGCACGGGGCGGTGATCCTGGAGATGGACAACGCCTACAACAACATGTCCGACCTGGACGCGACGTGGCGGGCACTCGCCAGGGCCTTCACCACCTGA
- the erpA gene encoding iron-sulfur cluster insertion protein ErpA — MTVQDTTTDTQTRPSQVLLTDLAASKVKSLLEQEGRDDLALRIAVQPGGCSGMRYQLFFDERQLDGDTVLDFSGVKVTVDRMSSPYLGGATIDFVDTIEKQGFTIDNPNAQGSCACGDSFH; from the coding sequence ATGACCGTCCAGGACACGACGACGGACACCCAGACCCGGCCCAGCCAGGTCCTCCTCACCGACCTGGCCGCTAGCAAGGTGAAGTCCCTGCTCGAGCAGGAGGGCCGCGACGACCTGGCTCTGCGCATCGCCGTACAGCCCGGCGGCTGCTCTGGCATGCGCTACCAGCTGTTCTTCGACGAGCGCCAGCTCGACGGAGACACCGTGCTCGACTTCTCCGGTGTCAAGGTCACGGTCGACCGGATGAGCTCCCCGTACCTGGGCGGCGCCACCATCGACTTCGTCGACACCATCGAGAAGCAGGGCTTCACGATCGACAACCCCAACGCCCAGGGCTCCTGCGCCTGCGGTGACTCCTTCCACTAG
- a CDS encoding aldo/keto reductase family protein: MEYRRLGRSGLTVSQISYGNWITHGDQIEAEQAIACVRAAFDEGITTFDTADVYAGGRAETVLGEALAGVRRESYELATKVFWPTGPGQNDKGLGRKHIIESMNASLKRLRTDYVDLYQAHRYDPTVPLEETLRAFDDLVRAGKTLYIGVSEWSAGQITEAVRLAGEMGLDRIISNQPQYSALVRTIEAEIVPASAKAGVSQIVWSPIAQGVLTGKYLPGQPPPPGSRATGGTGAAFIERLMGDDVLTAVQNLRPVADDAGLSLAQLAVAWVLQNENVASAIIGASRPEQVRENVKAAGVTLAPEILTRIDEALGGVAVR, translated from the coding sequence GTGGAGTATCGACGCCTAGGGCGCAGCGGCCTGACCGTCAGCCAGATCTCATATGGAAACTGGATCACCCACGGTGACCAGATCGAGGCCGAGCAGGCGATCGCCTGCGTGCGCGCCGCCTTCGACGAGGGCATCACGACCTTCGACACCGCCGACGTCTACGCCGGCGGACGGGCCGAGACCGTGCTGGGCGAGGCGCTCGCCGGCGTCCGGCGCGAGTCCTACGAGCTCGCGACCAAGGTCTTCTGGCCGACCGGCCCCGGCCAGAACGACAAGGGCCTGGGCCGCAAGCACATCATCGAGTCGATGAACGCCTCGTTGAAGCGGCTGCGCACCGACTACGTCGACCTGTACCAGGCGCATCGCTACGACCCGACGGTGCCGCTCGAGGAGACGCTGCGGGCGTTCGACGACCTGGTGCGCGCCGGCAAGACGCTCTACATCGGCGTCTCCGAGTGGTCCGCCGGACAGATCACCGAGGCGGTGCGGCTGGCCGGCGAGATGGGCCTGGACCGGATCATCTCCAACCAGCCGCAGTACTCGGCGCTCGTACGCACGATCGAGGCCGAGATCGTGCCGGCGTCCGCCAAGGCAGGCGTCTCGCAGATCGTCTGGTCGCCCATCGCGCAGGGCGTGCTGACCGGCAAGTACCTCCCCGGGCAGCCGCCGCCGCCCGGCAGCCGGGCCACCGGCGGCACCGGCGCCGCCTTCATCGAGCGGCTGATGGGCGACGACGTGCTGACCGCCGTGCAGAACCTGCGCCCGGTCGCCGACGACGCCGGGCTCTCGCTCGCTCAGCTGGCCGTCGCGTGGGTGCTGCAGAACGAGAACGTCGCGTCCGCGATCATCGGAGCGTCCCGGCCCGAGCAGGTCCGCGAGAACGTCAAGGCCGCCGGCGTCACCCTCGCCCCGGAGATCCTCACCCGCATCGACGAGGCCCTCGGCGGCGTCGCCGTACGTTAG
- a CDS encoding nitroreductase/quinone reductase family protein: protein MNEALPAAESAGSVEPAGSTGSVEPAGTAAPGAPAHYQAPGAFTRKVFNRLVAALTRRGVSVLGSRVLEVRGRTSGEPRRTPVNLLVLDGREYLVSPRGHGQWVRNVRAADGELHLLLGRSRAHYRATELADEEKVQVLRAYLKRWKAEVGVFFGGVGPDSSDEELAAIAPRHPAFVLERIA from the coding sequence ATGAACGAGGCCCTGCCCGCCGCCGAGTCCGCCGGTTCCGTCGAGCCCGCCGGTTCCACTGGTTCCGTCGAGCCCGCCGGTACCGCTGCGCCGGGTGCCCCGGCGCATTACCAGGCGCCCGGTGCGTTCACCCGCAAGGTCTTCAACCGTCTGGTCGCGGCCCTCACCCGGCGCGGGGTGAGCGTGCTCGGCAGCCGGGTGCTCGAGGTGCGTGGCCGGACCAGTGGTGAGCCGCGGCGCACCCCCGTCAACCTGCTTGTCCTCGATGGTCGGGAGTACCTGGTGTCACCGCGCGGACACGGGCAGTGGGTCCGCAACGTGCGGGCGGCCGATGGCGAGCTGCACCTGCTGCTCGGTCGGTCCCGGGCCCACTACCGGGCCACGGAGCTGGCCGACGAGGAGAAGGTCCAGGTGCTGCGCGCCTACCTCAAGCGGTGGAAGGCTGAGGTCGGCGTCTTCTTCGGCGGCGTGGGACCCGACTCGTCCGACGAGGAACTCGCCGCGATCGCCCCCCGCCACCCGGCCTTCGTGCTGGAGCGGATCGCCTGA
- a CDS encoding MBL fold metallo-hydrolase, with protein sequence MRVTLLGTGSADGWPNPWCACPSCAWARDTGNARGQTGVLLDDAVLVDIGPDVPRAAARFGVGLEGLRHLLVGHAHPDHVGPEALMWRSWSTAATRPLDVVGPPAVLDAIAAFLTRWEGRAPGEAGSPLRPRPALAGSPIRLDGPDKDGDGDGYRVVPVAATHGDASIGPAVLYDITGPDGARLLYACDTGPLTTATVEALAGRAFDVALVEENNGDRPGFGDHLDLATFTTDLERLRARDALTDTSTVVAVHLSHRNPPGPALAERLAAIGVDLLPDGAVLEATPGGRATVTLPASG encoded by the coding sequence GTGCGCGTCACCCTGCTGGGCACCGGCTCGGCCGACGGCTGGCCGAACCCCTGGTGTGCCTGCCCGTCGTGCGCCTGGGCGCGCGACACCGGCAACGCCCGAGGGCAGACGGGCGTGCTGCTCGACGATGCCGTGCTGGTCGACATCGGCCCGGATGTGCCGCGCGCCGCGGCCCGGTTCGGAGTCGGGCTGGAGGGCCTGCGTCATCTCCTGGTCGGGCATGCCCATCCGGACCACGTCGGGCCGGAGGCACTGATGTGGCGATCCTGGAGCACCGCGGCGACCCGCCCGCTCGACGTCGTCGGGCCGCCGGCGGTGCTCGACGCCATCGCGGCCTTCCTGACCCGCTGGGAGGGAAGGGCGCCCGGCGAGGCCGGCTCGCCCCTGCGCCCCAGGCCCGCCCTGGCCGGCAGCCCCATCCGGCTCGACGGTCCGGACAAGGACGGGGATGGGGACGGCTACCGGGTGGTTCCGGTGGCGGCGACCCACGGGGACGCCTCGATCGGCCCGGCGGTGCTCTACGACATCACCGGCCCGGACGGCGCCCGGCTGCTCTATGCCTGCGACACCGGTCCGCTGACCACGGCGACCGTCGAGGCGCTGGCCGGCCGCGCGTTCGACGTGGCGCTCGTCGAGGAGAACAACGGCGACCGGCCCGGCTTCGGCGACCATCTCGACCTCGCGACGTTCACCACCGACCTCGAGCGGCTCCGGGCGCGCGACGCCCTGACCGACACCTCGACCGTCGTGGCCGTCCACCTGAGCCACCGCAACCCACCCGGGCCGGCGCTCGCCGAGCGCCTCGCCGCGATCGGCGTCGATCTGCTCCCGGACGGCGCGGTCCTCGAGGCCACTCCTGGCGGGCGCGCCACCGTGACGCTTCCCGCGTCGGGCTGA
- a CDS encoding carbohydrate kinase family protein: MRIAVTGSIATDHLMRFPGRFADQLIAEQLERVSLSFLVDELVIRRGGVAANISYGLGRLGLHPILVGAVGEDFADYRSWLDRHGVDTASVRVSDLAHTARFVCTTDDALCQIASFYPGAMSEARNIELAPVAGRFGGLDLVIISPNDPEAMHRHTDECRERGYAFAADPSQQLARMDGEDVRRLVDGAAYLLCNEYEKALLEQKTGWSDADLLSRVDTRITTLGANGVRIERAEDGTSIQVPVVPARDTPDPTGVGDAFRAGFFAGRSWDLSLERSAQLGCLLATLVLETIGPQDYEADEAELLKRFTEAYGAEAAAEIKDYLPKS, from the coding sequence GTGCGTATTGCCGTCACCGGGTCCATCGCGACCGATCACCTCATGCGCTTCCCCGGGCGGTTCGCCGATCAGTTGATCGCCGAGCAGCTCGAGCGGGTATCGCTGTCCTTCCTCGTCGACGAGCTGGTCATCCGGCGCGGCGGGGTCGCGGCCAACATCAGCTACGGGTTGGGCCGGCTCGGCCTGCACCCGATCCTGGTCGGGGCGGTCGGTGAGGACTTCGCCGACTATCGATCCTGGCTCGACCGGCACGGCGTGGACACGGCGTCGGTGCGCGTGAGCGATCTCGCGCACACGGCCCGCTTCGTCTGCACGACCGACGACGCCCTGTGCCAGATCGCCTCGTTCTACCCGGGCGCCATGTCCGAGGCACGCAACATCGAGCTCGCCCCGGTCGCCGGCCGGTTCGGCGGCCTCGATCTCGTGATCATCAGCCCGAACGACCCCGAGGCGATGCACCGGCACACCGACGAGTGCCGCGAGCGCGGCTACGCGTTCGCCGCCGACCCGTCCCAGCAGCTCGCCCGGATGGACGGCGAGGACGTCCGCCGGCTGGTCGACGGCGCCGCCTACCTGCTCTGCAACGAGTACGAGAAGGCCCTGCTGGAGCAGAAGACCGGCTGGTCGGATGCCGACCTGCTCTCCCGGGTCGACACCCGGATCACCACGCTTGGCGCAAACGGCGTGCGTATCGAGCGCGCCGAGGACGGCACCTCGATCCAGGTGCCGGTGGTCCCGGCGCGTGACACCCCGGACCCGACCGGCGTCGGCGACGCGTTCCGCGCCGGCTTCTTCGCCGGACGTTCCTGGGACCTGTCGCTGGAGCGGTCCGCCCAGCTCGGCTGCCTGCTGGCGACGCTGGTGCTCGAGACCATCGGGCCGCAGGACTACGAGGCCGACGAGGCCGAGCTGCTCAAGCGGTTCACCGAGGCCTATGGTGCCGAGGCCGCCGCCGAGATCAAGGACTACCTGCCGAAGTCCTGA